The nucleotide sequence GAGCGCACCGAACATGGCATGGAGGAACTCCGCCCGCTGATTGCTGACCGTCCCGCAGAGGAACGCGAGCGGATTGAACGGGCCTATGTGTTCGCACGTGACGCCCACGCGGGCGTGAACCGCAAAAGTGGCGAGCCGTACATCACCCACCCGGTGGCGGTCGCGGTGATCCTGGCCCAACTCGGCATGGACACCGACTCCATCCTGGCAGGGCTGCTGCACGACACCGTTGAGGACGTTGACGGCGTCACCTTTGAAGTCATCGAGGAGCAGTTCGGGGCGGACGTGCGCCGGATCGTGGAGGGCGAGACCAAGGTCAGCAAACTCTCCAAGCAGGGGAGCCAGCAGGCGCAGGTGCACGACACGGGCCGCGACCTACAAGCCGAGAACCTGCGCCAGATGCTCATTGCCATGACGAGTGACATCCGGGTGATCGTGGTGAAGCTCGCCGACCGGCTGCACAACATGCGGACCCTTGGAGCCATGAAGCCCGAAAAGCAGCAGCGGATCGCTCGGGAGACGATGGAGATTTTCGCCCCGCTCGCGCACCGGCTGGGCATCGGACAGATCAAGTGGGAACTCGAGGATTTGGCGTTCCGGTACCTGCATCCCGACGCCTATGCCTACCTGCAAAGCCGGTTGCGGACCCGCCAAGAAGAGCGTGACGCGCTGATCGAGCAGGCCATCCGGCAACTGCGTGAGGCTCTGGAAGATGACCTTGAACTGCCGGAGTGGGTGAGTGATATCGATATCGCGGGCCGCTCCAAGCATCTGTGGAGTATCCACAACAAGATGCAGAAAGAAGGCAAGACGCTGGAGCAGATTTTCGACCTGCTCGCCATCCGGGTGATTCTGACGCCGCGAGAACTCAGCGTGCCCCCCGGCACCGACGAGAAACGCCGCGAGCGGGCCGAGGAGACGCGCGAAAAGCGCATCTGCTACCACACGCTCTCCATCGTGCACTCGATGTGGACGCCGCTGCCGGGCCGCTTCAAGGACTACATCGCTGTCCCGAAGCCCAACGGCTACCAGAGCCTGCACACGACCGTGATCAGCCAGAGCGGTCAGCCCATCGAGGTGCAGATTCGCTCGCGCCGTATGCACGAGGTGGCCGAGTACGGCGTAGCCGCCCACTGGATGTACAAGCAGGGAGCCACACTCGCCCAGCGGGACCGCGAGAACTGGATCGCGCAGCTCCGCGAACTCCAGAACGAGATCAACGACGCTTCGGACTACCTCGACGCGGTCAAGACCGACATCCTCTCGCAGCGCGTGCGGGTCTTTACACCCAAGGGCCTGGCGATCAGCCTCCCGGCGGGGAGCACGCCCATCGACTTCGCCCATCACATCCACACCCGGATTGGCGAGACGACGGTGGGCGCGCGGGTGAATGGCAGCATCGTGCCGCTCAGTCACCGGCTCAAAAACGGCGATATGGTCGAGATTGTGACCAGCAAGAACAGCAAGCCCAGTCAGGGCTGGCTGAATTTTGCCGTCACGCGCAGCGCGCGCGCCAAGATTCGCCACTTCTTTCGCCAGCAGGAGCGTGAGGAAGCCCTTCAGCGCGGGCATGACCTGCTGGAACGCTACCTGCGCAAGCGGCAACTGCCCGTACGGCAGCTGATGCGCACCAAGCTGCTCGAGGAAGCCACCCAAAAACTCATCGGCACCCGCAACCCCGACGACCTCTACCTCGCCCTGCATGCGGGCAAGCTCACGCCCAGCATGGTGGGCCGCCTGCTTTCGCCCAGCCTGGCGCAGGAGCAGGCCGCCGCACCAGCCCAGGCCCGTACGCCCGCGCCTCAGCTTCCGGCGCCGGGTGGAGTGTACGTAGAGGGCCTCAGCACCGCCACCAAGCTTGCCCACTGCTGTCATCCCATTCGCGGCGACCAGATTATGGGGTACCTCACCCGGGGCCGAGGCGTCAGCATTCACCGCATCGATTGCCCCAACATGATCCGGCTGCTCAAGGACGAGCCCGAGCGGTGCGTGGCGGCCTCTTGGGATTCCGGCACGCCGGGCGGCACGATTGTGGACCTCGATGTGGTCGCGCCCGACCGTCCGGGCCTGCTGGCCGACGTGCTGGGTGTGCTGGCGGCCGAGAAGCGCAGTCCGATGAAGGTCGAGGCGGGGGTGAGCGCCGACAACACCGCTCACATCTACCTGCGTCTGGCCGTGACCGGGCAAGCCGATGTAGAAGCCGTGCGCGGAGCGATTCTGCGCGTTCCTGGCGTCAGCGACGTGCTGCGCGCCGGGAAGAACGGCAAGAATGGTGGCCGGGGGCGAGTGGGCGCCTAAACTTCCCCCCCCAGTGCCGCGTCGAGCGCGACCTCGATCATCCCATTGAAGGTCTTCTGGCGTTCCTCGGCGGTGGTTTCCTCACGGGTGACGAGGTGATCCGAGACGGTCAGGATGGTGAGGGCCCGTACGCCGTACTTTGCCGCGAGGGTATACAGCCCCGCGGCTTCCATCTCCACCGCGAGCACGCCGTACTGCGCCCAGAGTCGGTAGCCCTCCGGATCGTCCTGATAGAAGGTGTCCGAAGACAGGATGTTGCCGACGTGGGTGGCCAAGCCGCGTTTCTGAGCGATCTGGTAGGCGCGCTGCAGGAGGCCAAAATCCGCGATCGGGGCGAAATTGCGCGGGCCAAAGCGGATGTTGTTGATGTTGGAGTCGGTGCAGGCCGCCTGGGCAAGCACGAGGTCGCGGACATGAACCTGCGGCTGATAGCTCCCGCAGGTGCCCACGCGAATGAGGTTCTGGCAGCCGTACTCCCGGATCAGCTCATGGACGTAGATCATGGAGGAGGCGATCCCCATGCCAGTCCCCTGCACGCTGACCCGCTGGCCGCGGTACGTGCCGGTAAAGCCCAGCATGCCGCGCACGGTGTTGTGCTGTACCGGATTCTCAAAAAAGGTTTCCGCGATGTGCTGCGCGCGCAGGGGATCGCCGGGCAGCAGGACGGTTTCGGCGATCTCGCCGGGCTTGGCATTCAGGTGAACACTCACGCGGCCTAGGGTAGCAGCCCAGCCCCCGCGCCGTGACGCCGGATCAATCCGGCCACAACCCCGCCAGAAGCTGCGCCGCCGACCCTTCCTGTCCCCGATGCGCGCCCTCACCCGCCCAGAGGCTCAGGAACTCGGCGCGGCCCGCTTTGGCTGCTGCTGTCCGCAGGTCGCGCGTCAGGGCATTCTGAAGGGGATAGGGAAGCGGGTGCCGGACCTCTGCGGTCACCCGGTTGGCAAGGCCACGGGCCGTTCGGCCAGAAAAAGCCCGCGTGAGGGTGGTTTGGCCAGGTTGCGCCGTGGCGAGGGCCGCCCGGTACGGCCTGGAGGTGCCTGCCTCGGCGGCCCGCAGAAAGGCCGTGCCGCACTGGGCCAGGCTGGCCCCGGCGTTCAGCGCCGCGCGCACGTCCGCTGCGTCCATCAGGCCGCCCGCCGCGATCACCGGGAGCGAAATGGCCTGCGCCACCGCCCGCGTGAGGGCCAGCGTGTCCGCCCGTTCGTCGTGCCACCAGCCGCCCCGGTGTCCGCCTGCCGCGCCGCCCTGGGCAACCACCGCATCCACGCCATCTGCCGCGAGCGCGCGGGCTTCCTCTACGCCGGTCGCTGTGCCCATCACCAGAATGCCCGCCGCGTGCAGGGACGCCAGCTCAGCCGTGCCCAGGCGGCCAAAGGTGAAGGAGAAGACGGCAGGCCTCAGCTCCAGCACAGCCTCTACTTGCGCGCCGAAGTCTTCCTGCACGCGCTCCGGCAGCGTGGGCGGGGGCAGCCCCAGTTCGGCGTACAGCGGCGCGAGGTCAGCCACGGCCGCCGTGACCTCCGCCTCTGTCACGGGCGGCGGGGGTTCGGGCACGAACAGGTTGACCGCAAAGGGCCTAGCTGTGCGCGACCGCACCCCCTCGCCCGCCTCCCGAAGCTGAGCCGGGGTGAGGTACGCCGCCCCCAGGCTGCCTAACCCGCCTGCCTGCGACACCGCCGCCACGAGTTCCGGCGTGGTCGGTCCACCCGCCATCGGGGCCTGGATGACCGGAACGCGCAGGCCCAGGCGTTCCATCAGGGGATTCATGGTGTCAGCTTAAGGGGCCTGCGCCGTACCCTGCACCCATGACCCGGCTCTTTCCTCGGCCTGAACCGCGTTTCCCGCGGCCGGGCCTCCTCCCCGCCGCCCGTTTCTCCCGCGTGAATTCGTGGACCAGGCGCGACTTCCCTTGCTGGACGACGTGGTCATCTCCACGCGCTGGCTCCTCACCCTCCGTTCCGGCGCTTCCTTCCCTGCGGTATCATGTCCCGATGACGCACCTCCTCCCGCCCCCGTAGCGCGAGTCGCAGGTGCCGCGTTCTTCCGTTGTTTTCCCTTCAAACCGGGCACCCTTGTCTGCCCGCAGGAGTTTGCCGTGACCATCCCCACCGCCCAGCTTGACCACGAGATCGCCCGCCGCCGGACCTTTGCGATCATTTCCCACCCGGACGCCGGGAAGACGACCATCACCGAGAAGCTGCTGCTGTACGGCGGCGCGATTCAGGAGGCGGGCAGCGTGACGGCCAAAGAGGGCCGCTCGCACACGCGGTCCGACTGGATGAGCATCGAGCAGCAGCGCGGGATTTCTATCTCGTCCTCCGCACTCACCTTTGAGTACGCTGGGCGCCACATCAACCTGCTCGACACGCCCGGCCACCAGGACTTTTCTGAAGACACCTACCGGACCCTCACCGCCGCCGACTCGGCCCTGATGGTGCTCGACGCGGCGCGCGGCGTGCAGTCGCAGACGGAGAAGCTCTTTGCAGTGTGCCGCAACCGGGGCATTCCGATCCTCACTTTCGTGAACAAGATGGACCGCCCGGCGCTCGACCCCTTTGAGCTGCTCGCGCAGGTGGAGAACACGCTCCGAATCACCGCCGTGCCGCTCACCTGGCCCATCGGCGACGGCCCCGATTTCAAGGGTGTCTATGACCTCCAGACCGAGCAGGTGCTCGTCTTCGAGCGCACGTCGGGCGGCAAGCACCGTGCGCCCGTGCAGACGGCAGGACTCACGGACCCGCAGCTCGAGGCACTGGTGGGGCCGGACCTCGCCGCCAAACTCCGCGAAGACGTGGAACTCATCCAGGGGGCGGTGCCCGAATTCGACGCGGGCGCGTTCCTGGCGGGTGACCTTACCCCAGTCTTTTTCGGCTCCGCGATGAACAATTTCGGCGTCGAGCACTTCCTAAAGAACTTCGTGGAGCTCGCGCCGCCCCCTGGCCCGGTGGAGACGAACCTGGGGCAGCGGGCCCCGGACGCGCCCTTTGCGGGCTTTATCTTCAAGCTCCAGGCCAACATGAGCCGGGCCCACCGTGACCGCACCGCCTATATGCGGGTGATGAGCGGCCACTTTACGCGCGGCATGGACGTGACCCATACCCGCACCGGGCGCAAGCTGCGGCTCTCGCAGGCCCACAGCCTCTTTGCCCAGGACCGCGAGAAGGTGGAGGAGGCCTATCCCGGTGACATCGTGGGGCTGGTGAACCCCGGCGTGTTTCAGATCGGGGACGTGGTGAGCGTGGATCCCAAGGTGACGCTGCCCTCCTTCCCGCGCTTCACGCCGGAAACCTTTGCCACCCTCTCCCTCAAGGACGTGGGCAAGCGCAAGGCGTTCATCAAGGGCCTCACCCAGCTCGCCGAGGAAGGCGTGGTGCAGGTCTTCTACCCGACCGACGGCGCCCGTGAGCCCTACCTGGGCGCGGTGGGTCCCCTCCAGTTCGAGGTCTTTCAGGCCCGCTTGCAGGAAGAATACGGCGTGGACGTGGACCTCCACGTGACCGGCTATCAGCTTGTGCGCTGGCTGGCGGGTGATCCGGGGAGCGTGGCCCGCTTTGCCCGTCACGTGGAGGACGACCAGGGCCGCCCGGTGATGCTCTTTCGCTCCCGCTACGACCTGGAGTACACGCAGGAGCAGCACCCGGACATCGAGTTCCTGCCGCTGCCCCGGGATCTGACGCGGGTGTGATCCGATGAAGCTGGAGCGTGTCCCGGCCACCTTGTTCAGCATGTCCGCCGTCAGCGCGGCGCTGAACCTCAGCGCGAAGGCGGTTCGTGACCTGCGCCTTACCCGGACCCGCTTCGGCTACACGGGTGAGGCGCAGGTGAAAGAAAACGGGCGCCTCTACCGGCAGACTTTCCTGCTGAATCCTGAGGGCATCTTGACGGGGGGCGAATGCGGCTGTGGCAAGAAGGGTTGCCCCCACCTCGCCCGCGTGCTGCTGAGTCCAGCGCTGGAACGGGCGCTCGCGGAGGCGGGCGCGGAGGAGCCGGAGGCGAACGTGCCGGACGTGCCGGACGCACCCGAGGCTGAACCCCTGCCCCTCGCCACCCCCTTGCGGACCTGGCTGGACAGGGCAGCGGGGCTGGCGGCGGGAGGGCGGCAGAGCCTGCGCTACGACCTCAGCCTGCTGAGCCGTTCGGGGAAAGAGGTGCTCGCGCTGCGGGTGTGGCGGGTGCTGGAGCACCGGGGCGAGTGGCAACGCACCGCGAGCTTCACGCTGCCGCCCACGCTGCGCTGGGCCCAGGGGCCGCGGGGGGAGCGGGTCCAGACCCTGCCCGACTCCATCCGTCCTGACCACGACCTTCTTCAGCTCCTCGCGCTGGGGGCCGAGAGCAGCGTGCGGGGCGGCGAGGAAACGTGGTTCCTGGGAGACCACCCCCTCACGGACCCGCTGCTTGCGCGGCTCAGGGACACCGGGCGGCTCTTCTGGACGGGGCGGCAAGCGCCCCTCGTGTCTGGTCCCGACCTGCCCGCCACCCTCGAATGGGCGATGGACGTGGGCGGCGTGCAGCGGCCCCGGCTCACGCTGCCGGAGGGGGTGCGCGTCCTGCCCGTCTCACCGCGCTGGTACCTGAACGAGGCAGCGGGGACGCTGGGCCGCGTCACTTCCCCGCTGCCGCCCGCCCTAGAACAGGCCCTGCTGAGCGTGCCGCCCGTGCCGCCCGCCCAGGCGGCTGGGTTCGCGCGGGCTCTGCAGGAGCGTTTTCCGGCGCTGGCGGTGCCCACCCCCCGCCCTATTCCGGTACGCCGCGTCCCGCTGGCCTATCAGCCGCTTCTGACGCTGTGTGAGGAACGGGTGGAGGTGACCCGCCGCCGGGGAGGCCGCCGGGTCACCTCCGAGGAGCGGCTTGGTGTGGCCCGACTCACCCACCTCTATGACGGTCAACCCCTCACCACCGAGCGACAACGCTTTGAGGACGGCGTGCTGCACCTGGCCGCGCGCGATCCTGCCGCCGAGAAGCGCGCCGCCGCGCAGCTTGCCCGCACGGGCCTGCGGCGGCTTCAGAACCTGCGCCCGCGCGGCGACCTCCTGCGTCACCCCGCTGCTGCGTTCCTGTACGCCTTTGCCGACGAGGGCCACTGGCAGGCATTTTTAAAGGACACCGTCCCCAAGCTGGGGGCAAAAGGCTTTCGCGTCGTGGTGGAGGACAGCTTCCCCTACCGCTTCGCGGAGGTCGAGGACTGGTACGGCGAGGCGCAGGAGGAGGGCGGCTGGTTCACTCTCGAACTCGGCGTGATCGTGGACGGCCAGCGCCACAGCCTCATTCCCATCCTCGTTTCCCTGATCGCCGAGCATCCCGAGCTGTTTACGCCCGAAGCCCTCGCTGCGCTGGGGGACGATGACCTCATCACAGCGCGCCTCCCCGACGGGCGCCGGCTGCCGCTTCCCGCCGGGCGCGTCCGGGCGATCCTCAGCGTGCTTGTCGAGCTGCACCTGCGCGAGTTGCCCCCAGGGCCCCTGAGGCTGCCCATCCTCGACGCTGTTCGCCTCGCTGCGCTTGAAGAGGCCCTCAAGGCCCGCTGGCTGGGAACCGAACGCCTGCTGGAGCTGGGCCGCCGCCTGCGGTCCTTTCAGGGCGTCTCGGAGGTCACGCCGCCCGCCGGTCTGCGGGCCGAGCTGCGCCCCTACCAGCGCCAGGGCCTCGCCTGGCTACAGTTCCTGCGCGAGTACGATCTGGGCGGAATTCTGGCGGATGACATGGGACTGGGGAAGACGCTCGAAACATTGGCCCACCTCCAGACCGAGAAGGAGGCCGGACGCGCCGACCGCCCCAGCCTGGTGGTCGCCCCCACGAGCGTCCTGGGCAACTGGCGTGCCGAGGCCGCCCGCTTCACCCCCGGCCTGAACGTCCTGACGCTGCACGGTCCGGGGCGCAAGGCCGACTTCGCCCGCATTCCCGAGTACGACCTCGTGCTGTCCACCTATCCCCTTTTGCCGCGCGATGTTGACGCCCTGCGCCAGCATGAGTTTCACCTCCTGGTGCTCGACGAGGCGCAGAACATCAAGAATCCCAGGAGCGCGGCGGCGAAGGCGGCCGGGGCGTTGAGGGCGCGTCACCGCCTCACCCTGACCGGGACGCCCCTGGAAAATCACCTGGGCGAGCTGTGGTCGCAGTTCAACTTCCTCGTGCCGGGCCTGCTGCACGACGAGCAGACCTTCCGCGAGCTGTACCGCACCCCCATCGAGAAGGGGGGCGACCGTGCCCGTCAGGCCGCCCTCGCCGCCCGCGTCAAGCCCTTTATCCTGCGCCGCGAGAAACGCGACGTGGCCAAGGAACTCCCGCCCAAGACCGAGATTCCGGTGCGGGTCACGCTCGACGGCGACCAGCGCGACCTCTACGAGACGGTGCGCGTGACCATGCTGGAGCGGGTGCGCGAGGAGCTCGGCGCGCGCGGCCTGGCCCGCTCCACCGTCGCCATCCTCGACGCGCTGCTCAAATTGCGGCAGGCGGCGACGGATCCCCGGCTGGTGAAGTTGGAGGCCGCCCGCCGGGTCAAGGGGAGCGCCAAGCTCGACTGGCTCGCGGGGAACCTCCCGCAGATGGTGGAGGAGGGCCGCCGGGTGCTGATCTTCTCGCGGTTCGCCACGCTGCTGGGCCTGCTGGAAGAGACCCTGACCGAGCTGGGCATCGGGTACGCCAAGCTCACCGGGCAGACGAAGAACCGCGCCGCGGCGATGGAGCGGTTTCAGAACGGCGAGGTCCCGGTCTTTTTGATCAGCCTGAAGGCCGGGGGCGTCGGCCTCAACCTCACCGCTGCCGATACCGTCATTCACCTCGATCCGTGGTGGAACCCCGCTGCCGAGAACCAGGCCACCGACCGCGCCTACCGCATCGGGCAGGACAAGCCGGTGTTCGTGTACAAGCTGATCGCGGCGGGCAGTGTGGAGGAACGCATTCTGGACCTTCAGCAGAGGAAGGCCGCGCTGGCCAAGGGCGTGCTGGACGGCGGCCTCACCAGCGCCACGCAGCTCACCTCGCGCGACCTCGACGTGCTTTTTGCCCCGCTCGACGAGGAGTGGGCGCCCGCCCCGGTCTAAGCGCCGGTGCCGGGTTTTAGACTGGGAGCCATGGCCCGGTTTCTTTCCGTTCCCGCCTGCCTGTGCCTGCTGCTCCTGAGTGCCTGCACACCCCGCCTCCAAAACCTGCCTGGTCTGTCTCGACCCACGACCTTTGCCGCTGGTCAGAGCTGGCTGGTGCAGGGCCGCGACGGTGAGCGGCTGGTCAGTGCCGAGGTCGCGACTGGCCGCTTCGGCACCTATGACATGGACCGCAGCGACGTGCCCGCGGGGGGAGAACAGGCCAGTATTCGGGTCCGCAGCAACCTCACCCCGGTGATGACCCTGCGCCTGCTGTTTCCCGGCAGCACGCCCATGATCGTGCAGACCGTGGCGACGGGTGAGACGGATTTCCTCTGGAACGCCGGACAGGCCGGCGCCGTGTACCGCTGCCGCGTGCGGGCGGGCGAACCCGGACTCGACTACCTCTCGGGCGACTTTGTGCGGGTGGAGGAGGGCAAAGAAGTCCCGTTGGGGAGCTGCGGGGTGCGGCGGCGGTAGAGGCTGAGAAGAAGTTGCCTCCTTTGTGTAGAGCTGCCGAAAAGAACAGCGACAGGCACAGAGAGGGGAGGTGGCGCAGGAAGGCGGCTCCCTGCTTCTCGCTGTACGCAGTCAGGGGCTGTCCGTGAACCTCCAGGCCGCTGACGCTGACGAGCACCATGACCTGCGTGGAGAGGCCGCCCTCTGCGTATTGCTCGCCCGGCCCCACGTCCACCGTCACGTTGTTCGCGAGGTCGGCGGGTGGGGAATGATCGCCTCCGAGACCGGGGTGGTGTGCGTGGGCTGGTCCTGCGCAACGGTGCCCGCCTGCCCAGGAATGCCCAACGCGAGCGGGCGCAGGCAGCGGCACAACCCCCCCGGCGTACGGAGGGTCAGGAAGGAACGGGTGTCGGCGGGCATGGGTTCAGTCTGCGGGGAGCAGTGACACCCGGCAGAAGAAAACCGCCCCGAGGGGGGGCTCAACGTTCCCTGCGGAGAACAGTCAGGCGTAGGGCGAAGGTGTGGTCGTAATACGCCGATCCGACCACTCAGGTTCTGCCAGACTGGCGAGCCAATCCCGAGCGCCCCGAATGCCGTTTGCATAGGCGGTAGCCTCGTCAAGCGCCGCGTTACAGGCGACCTCGTCCCATTGTCCGGCACGGATGAGACCGTCCACACGATCAGAAAGCTCGCGCATGGCACGCGAGTCAACCCGTTTACGTTCCAGAACCGTCATCATCCACCTCCAGCAGGGCATGAATCTCTCGTACCGATCCCATACCCGCCACGATCTCGGCTCATGCGTTCCTGCTGTTGGTATACAGAGGCGCCACATGGGCTACATTTGGCCTCCTCACACCTGTCAGCGGGTGAGGCAAAAACAAAAAACCCCGCGTGTAGCGGGGCTTTTTCTTGGTGGGTCGCCCGGGACTCGAACCCGGAACCCGCTGATTAAAAGGAGACGTAAGGGCGGGCCGGGGATGCCCTGCCCCTTCCCCTTTTCTGTCGCTGGGCGCTGTCTGGGAGGGCATTCATGGCGAAAGCCCATCCGGGGCTTTCCGGCGAAAAAGGGGCACTTTCTGGCCCATATGGGCCACGCTTGGCCCACGGGTGCCCTGTAGTATTCGGCCCTTTACGTAATCTGCTACGCTGTACGGCATGGCACCCGCCCCCAGCCTGAACGCCTACGCGCCCGGAACATGGGCGCGGGTGGCGTCCCCGGTGACGTGGGCAGCTCACACCCTGACGCCCGGCGGTATGTTCGGCGCGAAAGTTGTACGCGGGCCGCTGATTGTTTGGGCCAAAGGGGGCGGCGAAGGGGAAGACCTGCCGCACCTGGGGCCGCCCCAGCCCTCGCCGCTGGAAGTGGCAGCGGCCCGGCTGAACATGGCCCCGCACTTTCTGGCCTTCCAACGGGCGACGCGGGGGCGGGGGCACATCTCAAAGGGGCCGCGCCGGGGGCGGCGCGTGGGGATGTTGGTCCTATGGCGTATGAAGCTGGGGTCTAAGCTTGGCTATATCAAAAAGCAGGCCCTTGCATGGGTTGTGTTTCTTGCCATGAGAGAAGCCCGCCGCGTGGCGGGTCTCCGAGGGGCTACGGCCCAGTGCGTTGTCCTTAGCCCCTCGGAGAAGAAGAAGGCCCGGCGGTCCATTGAAGAAGAACGCCGTATGGAAAGGCTGCGGGCACTCGCCCCCGCGTGGGCAGATGAAAGCAACCCGGATGGCGTGGACTGGGAGTACCTGCGGGAGCTTGCCGATAACTGCTATGTGGCATGGCAGCCGGAAGAACAGCCGGAGCAGTTCACTTTCTGGAAGGCAGGCGGGGCGCGGGACATGCTGGCCTATGCCCTGCTTACCCATGACAGCCGGGCAGCGCGGGCCATCATGCGGGCTATGAAGCGGCAGGCGCGGCAGGCTTCCCTCGCCCTCACCCTCGCCCTTCGCGCCCTTGAAGCTGCCGCCTACCGCGCCCACCTCGCCCGGCGGGTTAAGCCTGTTTCTCGCCGCACACGTGCCCCCCGGCCCCTGTACGCCCGGCCACGGCCCCCCACCGCACCCCTAGCACCCCCCCTGGCCTGAGCTGCCGGGCTGCTTCGAGTATGGCGAAGCGGCACGCGGTAGGCCCGGCCCTGCTTTGACGTGTGGCCCCTGTCCCCAGTGGACAGGCGCGGCCCCTCAGACATGCACCCCTGACCCGGCTTTGATACAGCCCGGTCAGGGGCAGGGGAACATATGACGCTGAACCTAGACCCTCACGCGGCGGCCCGCCCGGACGTGCTGCCCGCAGAAGACCGGATGCTCAGCCCTCAAGCCCTGTGGAAGCGCTACGGGCTGCCCCGTGACCTGATTTACAGGGCGATTGGAGAGGGCGAGCTGCCCGCCTACAACACGGCCCGGCGGGGTAGGCCCCGCTATTTGGTCGCCCTGCCGGACTTCCTCACGTGGCGCGAAAGTCTGCGGGTGGCCCCTGCGGCGAAGGGCAACAAATGACGCCCGGCGGGAAGACCGGGCGAGTGGGCGAAGCGGGGTGGCTCCGGACACAGCATAACGGGCAGCGCGGCCCGCTGTGTCCCCCTCGCCTGGGGGGTGGGCGATGAGCGCCTTAATGAACGCCCTGCGGCACCCCGCGAACCGTCCGGGGGCGTTGGTCCGGCGGCTGGCGGGCATCGTCAACCCGGCGGCAGACTTACGCGGCCTGGAAGACGGGGGCGGCGTGGTGTGCGACTTCCGGCCCGGTCTCGAAGAGAAAGACCCGTCCCTGTCGGTGAGCATGGGCAGGGACGGGGCGGTCTTCAAGCGCTTTGGCGGGGACGGCTTCGAGGGGGGCGCACTCGCCTTTACCGCGTCGGCCCTGGGGATAAGCGAAGGCGAGGCGGCGCGGCTGCTGATTGAGTGGGCCGGAATCCCCGACACGCCCCCCGAAGACCGGAAGGGACGGGGGCGGGCCACGCTGGACCGGAAGCGGGGCAAGTCCCCCAGCCCGGCGAAGGAAGAGGGCAAGAAAGCCCGGCAGGGCGGGTCGCCGGGAACGGTCGCCCCCCGACGGGTTAGCCCGGACACCGTGCGGGAAAAGCTGGCCCTCCAGGGACCGCTCACCCCGGACGCCCTGGCCCACGCCCTGCGGGGGTGGGTGCCCATCGAAGCGGGGGAAGACAGCCCGGAACATGCGGAACTCGCCCGGCGCGGCCTCTCCCCTGCCCTAGAGTCCGGCATCCTGCGGGCCTACCGCTTCGC is from Deinococcus sp. YIM 77859 and encodes:
- a CDS encoding DEAD/DEAH box helicase; this encodes MKLERVPATLFSMSAVSAALNLSAKAVRDLRLTRTRFGYTGEAQVKENGRLYRQTFLLNPEGILTGGECGCGKKGCPHLARVLLSPALERALAEAGAEEPEANVPDVPDAPEAEPLPLATPLRTWLDRAAGLAAGGRQSLRYDLSLLSRSGKEVLALRVWRVLEHRGEWQRTASFTLPPTLRWAQGPRGERVQTLPDSIRPDHDLLQLLALGAESSVRGGEETWFLGDHPLTDPLLARLRDTGRLFWTGRQAPLVSGPDLPATLEWAMDVGGVQRPRLTLPEGVRVLPVSPRWYLNEAAGTLGRVTSPLPPALEQALLSVPPVPPAQAAGFARALQERFPALAVPTPRPIPVRRVPLAYQPLLTLCEERVEVTRRRGGRRVTSEERLGVARLTHLYDGQPLTTERQRFEDGVLHLAARDPAAEKRAAAQLARTGLRRLQNLRPRGDLLRHPAAAFLYAFADEGHWQAFLKDTVPKLGAKGFRVVVEDSFPYRFAEVEDWYGEAQEEGGWFTLELGVIVDGQRHSLIPILVSLIAEHPELFTPEALAALGDDDLITARLPDGRRLPLPAGRVRAILSVLVELHLRELPPGPLRLPILDAVRLAALEEALKARWLGTERLLELGRRLRSFQGVSEVTPPAGLRAELRPYQRQGLAWLQFLREYDLGGILADDMGLGKTLETLAHLQTEKEAGRADRPSLVVAPTSVLGNWRAEAARFTPGLNVLTLHGPGRKADFARIPEYDLVLSTYPLLPRDVDALRQHEFHLLVLDEAQNIKNPRSAAAKAAGALRARHRLTLTGTPLENHLGELWSQFNFLVPGLLHDEQTFRELYRTPIEKGGDRARQAALAARVKPFILRREKRDVAKELPPKTEIPVRVTLDGDQRDLYETVRVTMLERVREELGARGLARSTVAILDALLKLRQAATDPRLVKLEAARRVKGSAKLDWLAGNLPQMVEEGRRVLIFSRFATLLGLLEETLTELGIGYAKLTGQTKNRAAAMERFQNGEVPVFLISLKAGGVGLNLTAADTVIHLDPWWNPAAENQATDRAYRIGQDKPVFVYKLIAAGSVEERILDLQQRKAALAKGVLDGGLTSATQLTSRDLDVLFAPLDEEWAPAPV